A window of Eubacteriaceae bacterium ES3 contains these coding sequences:
- a CDS encoding Nramp family divalent metal transporter produces the protein MDWLTKKLGTNHLPNLGIKNILKYIGPGLLVTVGFIDPGNWASNIAAGSEYGYKLLWMVTLSTIMLIILQHNVAHLGIATGECLAESTNRYLPKRLSQFTLGTALIASVSTALAEILGGAIALQMLFNIPIRIGSIMILTVTIWLLFSHSYGRLEKYIIGFVSIIGLSFLYELTLVDVNWSATVTGWTTISFPEGSMPIIMSVLGAVVMPHNLFLHSEIIQSRQWNLEDETIIKKQLKYEFLDTLFSMITGWAINSAMIILAAATFFANKIQVTELSQAQEMMIPLLGEHASVIFAVALLFSGISSTTTAGIAGGTIFAGMYGEPYDLKDNHTRFGVAAILIMATIVIFIISDPFKGLIYSQMLLSIQLPITVVLQVYLTSSEKVMGSHRNSLPTAVTLVIIALILTVLNVMLLFSL, from the coding sequence ATGGATTGGTTGACGAAAAAACTTGGAACAAATCATCTTCCCAATTTGGGGATCAAAAACATTCTTAAATACATCGGGCCCGGTCTTTTAGTTACCGTTGGCTTCATCGATCCCGGCAATTGGGCATCTAATATTGCTGCCGGTTCAGAATATGGATACAAGCTTTTGTGGATGGTCACCTTATCAACCATCATGCTGATCATTCTTCAGCATAATGTGGCCCATTTGGGCATTGCCACCGGCGAGTGTCTGGCTGAATCGACCAATCGCTATCTGCCTAAACGTCTTTCTCAGTTTACTCTGGGAACTGCCCTGATCGCCTCGGTTTCAACCGCCCTGGCCGAGATCCTTGGAGGGGCTATCGCCCTGCAGATGCTTTTTAATATTCCCATCCGAATCGGATCAATCATGATTCTGACCGTCACGATCTGGCTCCTCTTCAGTCATTCATACGGTCGCCTGGAAAAATACATCATCGGATTTGTCTCGATCATCGGCTTATCTTTCCTCTATGAACTAACCCTGGTTGACGTCAACTGGTCGGCCACGGTAACCGGTTGGACAACCATTAGCTTCCCCGAAGGCTCCATGCCCATTATCATGTCGGTGCTGGGTGCAGTAGTTATGCCTCACAACCTTTTTCTCCATTCAGAAATCATCCAGAGCAGACAGTGGAATCTAGAAGATGAAACAATTATTAAAAAGCAGCTCAAATATGAGTTTTTGGACACCCTTTTTTCGATGATTACCGGATGGGCAATCAATTCGGCAATGATTATTCTGGCTGCTGCAACTTTTTTTGCCAACAAGATACAAGTGACCGAGTTATCACAGGCTCAGGAGATGATGATCCCTCTTCTGGGAGAACATGCCTCCGTGATTTTTGCGGTTGCTCTGCTCTTTTCAGGAATCTCGTCCACCACTACGGCAGGAATAGCAGGGGGGACAATTTTTGCGGGAATGTATGGAGAACCCTACGATTTAAAAGATAACCATACCCGTTTTGGCGTGGCTGCCATTCTCATAATGGCAACCATTGTGATCTTTATCATTTCTGATCCTTTCAAAGGCCTGATCTATTCACAAATGCTTTTAAGTATTCAATTGCCAATTACTGTCGTCTTACAGGTTTATCTGACCTCTTCGGAAAAAGTCATGGGCTCTCATCGTAACTCACTGCCAACAGCCGTCACCCTGGTAATTATTGCCCTCATCCTGACAGTTCTAAATGTGATGCTTCTATTTAGTTTATAA
- a CDS encoding AAA family ATPase: MKDIIVRICTIEINNIKNVCYGKIDHLGKLAEPIDEMNADILGIYGQNGSGKTAVIEVLDFLKRLMSGSSLPPEIMNYLTKGEKSAECQFSFWISHNGDAFNFDYRFKIQNSENRPAITEEKLFFKRALTDSQVVKLEYQIDNQELLFTPQEQFNALIQNNQDRFIDAAVAKKLAFKECRSFFFSDELLHLLETADIPDLSLLLTILKRYATKNLFVIKSIHSSFINLNMVMPFSFIQEYDNRDVFGDLPISLSEPSIFPQKTFQLLQQIIESINLVITAMIPDMALTVKNYGPQMTASGEEGIRFEILSVRNQHQVPLRYESEGIKKILSILNLLIAVYHFPGICVAIDELDAGVYEYLLGELLEVLEKNGKGQLLFTSHNLRPLEMIHKSSMLFTTTNAQNRYIRFSEDNGDNNMRDLYLRTINLGGQREEIYASTNVFEISRAFRKAGRLLHD, from the coding sequence ATGAAAGATATCATAGTCAGAATCTGCACAATTGAAATTAACAACATCAAAAATGTCTGCTACGGAAAAATAGATCATCTGGGCAAGCTGGCTGAGCCGATTGATGAAATGAATGCCGATATTCTAGGGATTTATGGCCAAAATGGTTCAGGTAAAACAGCTGTTATCGAAGTGCTGGATTTCCTAAAGAGGTTGATGTCGGGAAGCTCCTTACCACCTGAAATAATGAATTATCTAACCAAGGGGGAAAAATCAGCTGAGTGCCAGTTTTCCTTTTGGATCAGTCATAATGGCGATGCCTTTAATTTTGACTATCGCTTTAAAATACAAAATTCGGAAAACCGTCCCGCAATCACCGAGGAAAAACTTTTCTTTAAAAGAGCGCTCACCGATAGTCAAGTGGTAAAGCTGGAATATCAAATCGATAATCAAGAGCTACTCTTTACACCACAAGAGCAATTTAATGCCTTAATTCAAAACAATCAGGATCGTTTCATCGATGCTGCCGTAGCTAAAAAACTGGCATTTAAGGAATGTCGCTCCTTTTTCTTTTCTGACGAGCTACTCCATCTTTTAGAAACAGCAGATATCCCAGATTTATCTCTCCTTTTAACGATCTTAAAACGTTACGCTACTAAAAATCTGTTTGTCATTAAAAGCATTCACTCCAGCTTTATCAACCTCAATATGGTCATGCCCTTTTCATTTATTCAGGAATATGACAACCGGGACGTTTTTGGCGATCTGCCCATTTCACTATCCGAACCTTCAATTTTTCCCCAAAAAACATTTCAACTGCTTCAACAAATAATCGAAAGTATTAATCTGGTCATCACCGCCATGATCCCTGACATGGCATTAACTGTTAAAAATTATGGACCCCAGATGACAGCAAGTGGGGAGGAAGGGATTCGTTTCGAAATCCTGTCTGTTCGCAATCAACATCAAGTCCCCTTAAGATACGAGTCCGAAGGGATTAAAAAAATTCTATCAATCCTAAATCTGCTCATCGCTGTTTACCATTTCCCCGGAATCTGCGTGGCCATTGACGAATTGGATGCCGGTGTTTACGAATATCTCCTTGGTGAACTGCTGGAAGTCCTTGAAAAAAATGGCAAAGGCCAGTTATTATTTACCTCGCACAACCTGCGACCGCTAGAAATGATTCATAAGTCTTCAATGCTTTTTACCACCACCAATGCGCAAAACCGCTATATTCGTTTTTCCGAAGATAACGGCGACAATAATATGCGCGATCTCTATTTGCGCACAATTAACCTGGGCGGCCAGAGAGAAGAGATTTACGCCTCTACCAATGTCTTTGAAATTAGTCGGGCCTTTAGAAAGGCCGGGAGGCTTTTGCATGACTAG
- a CDS encoding exonuclease domain-containing protein, whose protein sequence is MSKFAVIDTETTWDDAVMSVGVVVADAKTFDPIDKRYYILTPYKDHGGMYSHALYTTGIVPDLECSRREAMTNLKIFLADYKADSIFAYNAAFDHLHLPELGHLNWYDIMKIAAYRQHNPSIKDHFECCKSGRMKRGYGVENIYRILSEKHQYHELHNALTDAIDELMIMKLLNHKFEKYSVARL, encoded by the coding sequence ATGAGTAAATTTGCCGTCATTGATACTGAAACCACCTGGGATGATGCAGTAATGTCCGTTGGAGTTGTCGTTGCTGACGCAAAAACCTTTGATCCAATCGACAAGCGTTACTATATTTTAACACCCTATAAAGACCACGGCGGAATGTACTCCCATGCCCTTTATACCACGGGGATCGTTCCTGATCTTGAATGTTCGCGACGCGAAGCAATGACTAATTTGAAAATTTTTTTGGCAGATTACAAGGCCGACTCGATATTTGCCTACAACGCTGCATTTGATCACCTCCACCTGCCGGAATTGGGACATCTTAACTGGTATGACATCATGAAGATCGCTGCCTATCGGCAGCACAATCCAAGCATTAAGGATCATTTTGAATGCTGCAAATCCGGCCGCATGAAGCGCGGCTATGGTGTCGAAAATATCTATCGGATTTTAAGTGAAAAACACCAATACCATGAGCTTCACAATGCCTTGACTGATGCGATTGATGAGTTGATGATCATGAAACTCCTCAACCATAAATTTGAGAAATACTCTGTTGCCAGGTTATAA